The Oryzias melastigma strain HK-1 linkage group LG6, ASM292280v2, whole genome shotgun sequence genome includes a window with the following:
- the hsd17b12a gene encoding very-long-chain 3-oxoacyl-CoA reductase-A isoform X4, whose translation MTAVVTGATDGIGKSYAEELARRGFAMMLISRSQEKLDDVAKSLEAEFGVETRTIAVDFGKTDIYPKIEAGLSGLEIGVLVNNVGVSYPYPEYYLHIPDLDNFLTNMINVNMTSVCQMTRLVLPGMVSRAKGVILNISSASGMYPVPLLTVYSATKAFMDFFSRGLQEEYRRQGIIIQSVLPFFVATKMTRIRKPTLDKPTPDRYVAAELTTVGLQSQTNGYFPHAVMGWVTTRLVPSSIVIFLGARMNRLQRTGYLHRRKLREMKNGASLKNE comes from the exons tTGTGACGGGAGCCACAGATGGAATTGGGAAATCCTATGCGGAGGAG CTGGCTCGTCGAGGATTCGCGATGATGCTGATCAGTCGCTCCCAAGAAAAGCTGGATGACGTGGCAAAGTCACTGG AGGCAGAGTTTGGCGTTGAGACCCGGACGATTGCGGTTGATTTCGGCAAGACGGACATCTACCCAAAGATTGAAGCAGGACTGTCGGGGCTGGAGATTGGTGTTTTGG TTAACAATGTTGGAGTGTCCTATCCCTATCCTGAATACTACCTCCATATTCCTGACCTGGACAAT ttcctCACAAATATGATCAATGTCAACATGACCTCCGTGTGCCAG ATGACTCGTCTTGTCCTGCCTGGAATGGTCAGTAG GGCCAAAGGAGTCATCCTGAACATTTCCTCTGCCAGTGGCATGTACCCCGTCCCTCTGCTCACAGTCTACTCCGCAACAAAG GCCTTTATGGATTTTTTCTCTCGTGGCCTTCAGGAGGAGTATAGGCGTCAGGGCATCATCATCCAG AGTGTGCTGCCATTCTTTGTTGCCACTAAAATGACTCGCATCAGGAAGCCCACCCTGGATAAACCCACTCCAGATCGCTACGTGGCTGCAGAGCTCACCACGGTGGGTCTGCAGAGCCAGACCAATGGCTACTTCCCACACGCTGTCATG GGCTGGGTGACCACCAGGCTGGTGCCCAGCAGCATCGTCATCTTCCTGGGAGCCAGGATGAACCGCCTGCAGCGCACGGGGTACCTGCACCGGAGGAAGCTGCGGGAGATGAAGAACGGAGCAAGTCTGAAGAATGAATAG
- the hsd17b12a gene encoding very-long-chain 3-oxoacyl-CoA reductase-A isoform X2 → MFSPQLQQLERATLVLRWIRTAVVTGATDGIGKSYAEELARRGFAMMLISRSQEKLDDVAKSLEAEFGVETRTIAVDFGKTDIYPKIEAGLSGLEIGVLVNNVGVSYPYPEYYLHIPDLDNFLTNMINVNMTSVCQMTRLVLPGMVSRAKGVILNISSASGMYPVPLLTVYSATKAFMDFFSRGLQEEYRRQGIIIQSVLPFFVATKMTRIRKPTLDKPTPDRYVAAELTTVGLQSQTNGYFPHAVMGWVTTRLVPSSIVIFLGARMNRLQRTGYLHRRKLREMKNGASLKNE, encoded by the exons tTGTGACGGGAGCCACAGATGGAATTGGGAAATCCTATGCGGAGGAG CTGGCTCGTCGAGGATTCGCGATGATGCTGATCAGTCGCTCCCAAGAAAAGCTGGATGACGTGGCAAAGTCACTGG AGGCAGAGTTTGGCGTTGAGACCCGGACGATTGCGGTTGATTTCGGCAAGACGGACATCTACCCAAAGATTGAAGCAGGACTGTCGGGGCTGGAGATTGGTGTTTTGG TTAACAATGTTGGAGTGTCCTATCCCTATCCTGAATACTACCTCCATATTCCTGACCTGGACAAT ttcctCACAAATATGATCAATGTCAACATGACCTCCGTGTGCCAG ATGACTCGTCTTGTCCTGCCTGGAATGGTCAGTAG GGCCAAAGGAGTCATCCTGAACATTTCCTCTGCCAGTGGCATGTACCCCGTCCCTCTGCTCACAGTCTACTCCGCAACAAAG GCCTTTATGGATTTTTTCTCTCGTGGCCTTCAGGAGGAGTATAGGCGTCAGGGCATCATCATCCAG AGTGTGCTGCCATTCTTTGTTGCCACTAAAATGACTCGCATCAGGAAGCCCACCCTGGATAAACCCACTCCAGATCGCTACGTGGCTGCAGAGCTCACCACGGTGGGTCTGCAGAGCCAGACCAATGGCTACTTCCCACACGCTGTCATG GGCTGGGTGACCACCAGGCTGGTGCCCAGCAGCATCGTCATCTTCCTGGGAGCCAGGATGAACCGCCTGCAGCGCACGGGGTACCTGCACCGGAGGAAGCTGCGGGAGATGAAGAACGGAGCAAGTCTGAAGAATGAATAG
- the hsd17b12a gene encoding very-long-chain 3-oxoacyl-CoA reductase-A isoform X3, with protein sequence MFSPQLQLERATLVLRWIRTAVVTGATDGIGKSYAEELARRGFAMMLISRSQEKLDDVAKSLEAEFGVETRTIAVDFGKTDIYPKIEAGLSGLEIGVLVNNVGVSYPYPEYYLHIPDLDNFLTNMINVNMTSVCQMTRLVLPGMVSRAKGVILNISSASGMYPVPLLTVYSATKAFMDFFSRGLQEEYRRQGIIIQSVLPFFVATKMTRIRKPTLDKPTPDRYVAAELTTVGLQSQTNGYFPHAVMGWVTTRLVPSSIVIFLGARMNRLQRTGYLHRRKLREMKNGASLKNE encoded by the exons tTGTGACGGGAGCCACAGATGGAATTGGGAAATCCTATGCGGAGGAG CTGGCTCGTCGAGGATTCGCGATGATGCTGATCAGTCGCTCCCAAGAAAAGCTGGATGACGTGGCAAAGTCACTGG AGGCAGAGTTTGGCGTTGAGACCCGGACGATTGCGGTTGATTTCGGCAAGACGGACATCTACCCAAAGATTGAAGCAGGACTGTCGGGGCTGGAGATTGGTGTTTTGG TTAACAATGTTGGAGTGTCCTATCCCTATCCTGAATACTACCTCCATATTCCTGACCTGGACAAT ttcctCACAAATATGATCAATGTCAACATGACCTCCGTGTGCCAG ATGACTCGTCTTGTCCTGCCTGGAATGGTCAGTAG GGCCAAAGGAGTCATCCTGAACATTTCCTCTGCCAGTGGCATGTACCCCGTCCCTCTGCTCACAGTCTACTCCGCAACAAAG GCCTTTATGGATTTTTTCTCTCGTGGCCTTCAGGAGGAGTATAGGCGTCAGGGCATCATCATCCAG AGTGTGCTGCCATTCTTTGTTGCCACTAAAATGACTCGCATCAGGAAGCCCACCCTGGATAAACCCACTCCAGATCGCTACGTGGCTGCAGAGCTCACCACGGTGGGTCTGCAGAGCCAGACCAATGGCTACTTCCCACACGCTGTCATG GGCTGGGTGACCACCAGGCTGGTGCCCAGCAGCATCGTCATCTTCCTGGGAGCCAGGATGAACCGCCTGCAGCGCACGGGGTACCTGCACCGGAGGAAGCTGCGGGAGATGAAGAACGGAGCAAGTCTGAAGAATGAATAG